The segment TTTGCTTGTTCTGCCCGATCTGCATTTCTGCACTCCTCCTCCCtggccattttatttttcttcttctgttcctgtcATCATTCCAACTCTTCATGGCCCTCTTGACTCCTAGGCTCTAACAGGTCTTCACCCATAATCTCCGCCTCATGGAATATAACGGAGATATTTTTCCATCCACAGAGACTTCCTTTATCATTTTGCTGGAGATGAATAATTAGGATGGATGGCTTCAGAAAAGTGGTACAAGGATGATGGTCTAGGCCgatgattctcaaagtgtggttctaGGACCAGCAGCactagcatcacctgggaacttgtagGACATGCAGATTATCAGGCCCACCtctgacctactgaatcagaaattctaggTGTGGGGCAGCAATCCCggtgattctgatacatgctaaagTTTGATAACCACTGGTTTAGGCTCTTCCCCTGGGTCCTCCTTTCCAAAGAGGGACAAAACAGCAATTATTCTCTGCCTTAGGGATAAATGAAAGAGGTATGTGGAGGCTGTCCCCACTTCCTCATAGGACAGGCAAAGGGCAGGAGGACCAAGTCTGACTGTTGTCTGGTtttgtgtatacgtgtgtgtatgtgtgtgtactcAAGGATAGAGACGGAACATATTGCTCTTTTCCTCGAGCACTCTCCTCCTCCTTATGGAACAAGTTTAGAAAACTCTGCCTCCTCGTCCCAGGATGCAGTCTGCCTTCTCCCGTTGCAGCACAGGGAGGGGGCCGGGGCATTCTCTTCAGCCCTTCCCAAGTGGATGTGGGTGGGATCCCCTTTCCCCACTTCTCCTCCTGGAGTTATCCAGATCAGAATGGGGGGGGGGGACCCTGGGGGGGGACCCTCCCCATTCTTCCTCCTGAGGTCTCGACACCAGAAAGGAGGTCAGCCCCTGTCCCTCCTCCTGGGGTCCTGGGACCGGAAGGAGTGGTTCTCCTCTCCCCGGGGGTCTTGACACCGGAAGGGGGTATTAATTCTCTCTGTCCCGCCTTCCTGGAGTCCCCGGACCGGAAGGAGTGGTTTCCTCTCACCCCGCCACTTCTCAACTGCTCACCTCGGGGGGCAGGTACGGAGGATTGTTGGCTTTGGCCCCTCTGTTCCTTCcgttcttcttcttccccttcggGCCCCCGCAGCCACTGctgccgccgccggcgcccctagcCTTGAGGGTTCCGCCCACGGCCGGGCCCCCTCCGGGCCGGCAGCAGCCGCCGAACAGCTCCGATACCCGCGAGTCCATCCGCCGCTGCCGCCAGCCCCCCGCCCGGCCCCTCCCCCCCGCCACCACCACCGCAGCCGCTGCCACTGCCGCCGCCCCTACTGCCACCGCCGCGTCGGGCCAGCCAGAGGAGAGCGGGGTGGGGCCCTGTGCAGACCACGCCCCCGCCCTCCTCTGCCCCCGGCTCGCGTCAGAAATAGCCGCGGGGCACCAAGGGATATAGAGTCCTCAAGCCGGGGACCTCCCGCAGAAGAGCTCGCCACCGCCCTACAACTCCCAGGAGGCATCGCGGCGAAACATGCCGCGCGGGGCTTCGGGACGTAGGCAAGCAGCGCGCCTTTGCGCGCAAAGGCCTAATGGAGCTGTAGTCTGGCTCCCCGTCTCCACGCTCCGAGCAGGTCTTTTCCTAGGGCCTCGGGGAATTTCAGAGCCCCGCGGCGTGGGGGTGGCGCAGTCACAGGAGGCGGAAGGTTTACATCAGAATCAAGCTTTTTGTACGCTCCTAGGTGCGGCCCCTTAGCGCGATCTCAGACTACAGGTTTTGAACCAGGAGAGCTGCAAAATTCAGGACTACAGGTCCCGCCACCCTGCTCGCTCcgcccctgcctcagtttcttccctgaCAGCTGGCGTGCCGTCGGGGTGAGTCAGGGCGAATGCCAGAGCGAAGGCGGATGGTGGTTAGCCTAATTACGGCTGTTATTATTGCGATGATTATGCCACCTTTACACAGTAGTCACTGCTTTATTACCAGGTTGGCACCCTCCGGGGGCTGGTTTTAGTAGCCGGAGACACTCCGGTGGCCCCGACATGAGGCCCGAACCCATAAACCAGCCTCGCTGCCTGAGGGCTACAAGGATGCCCGCAGCGAGTATTACCCCTCCTCTTTGTTTTGATGCAGAACCAATCCGGGAGAACCGAGTTTGGTTTTAAAACAGTCAGAGCTGTAGGAGGGGCCTGGCCCCTACTTGGGGCGGGGCTGGGGTTCGGGTTACGTCAGCCATTGCGAGGGCGGGGGAAGTGGTTGGGAATAGAAACTTGGCCAAGGGCCCCAGGGGAATACAGTACTGACTTTAAACTTTCCTGCTAAGCCATCTCTCTTGCTCTTTAGGGCTCTTGCTAGTCAGCAAAGAGTAAACACACTCAGCGACCTAAACCAGGGTACAAGACACTAAAAAGGCAGAGTGGAGAAGCAGTTAGTGTTgctgggctgggagtcaggacGCCAGGGTTCAATTACCAGCCCCCGTGGCTGTCTCATGATTCACCACTCACCATACGTCCACTTCCTCTCTTCACAAACAGCGACATGCTCTCAcacagccaagaaataaaacagcCCTTCCCTCCAGACCTCAGTTTTCCCTGGAAAACTAGAAGCAGCAACAGTGGCTTACCTCTGGTGATCCTTTCAGGGGTTCAGACCTGGTAGAGTCCATGGCTTTCCCCTAACACCACAAGGAGAGAGGCAGGTTGCTGTAGATCATGTAGTTGCTGTCCATATGGCATACCTCTCCAAAGCAGTGGGAGCAGAAGGACCAAAATCTGCAAAAGGGGCCTAGCAGACCCAGCCAATTATGTGGTCTTCAGTGGTTGAAAGCATATGTGACTTCTCTTTTCTGAACCCTGTTCATCTAAATAAAGGTTATGCCGCAGAGGTCAACCCAACAAGGGGCACAGTTCCGCCAGGGAAACTGCTGCTTTGAGGCTGAGACTGAAGAACTCAGTGAGAGATCTCAAGAAGCATGGGGATTGGAAGGGAGAGTTAAGACCATTCCCCCAACATTCTCACCACCACCAGCTCTGGTCTCTCTTGATAACCAGGGCCTGCTGCAGTTGCCTGATAACGCTTGTCCTCTCATCTTCATGGACCTTTCAACCAACTCAACacacaatttcacttcttccatcCCAATCCCCTTGTCTCCTAAGTGAAGAACTTCTTTGAAGAGATAGGAGGGGATAACCCATTCTGATACCCCATTCTTGAACAACTTGGCTTACCACAGGCAGGAGTGGAGGCTGGCAGGGGAGTAGGCTGAAACAGGGATGTCTGTCCAGGGGAAGATCAGGGTATGTGATGTATGTGGAATGTGGTATTTGTGTTTAGTTTCCTAAAGGTGTTACTTATGAGGTGGTTGACTGTGggatatgtatacacacacacacacacacacacacacatacaaacatttTTCATGGTATGTAATTAGTCATTTATTCTATGTGTATAGTACATTTACATAAGTTTTAAACTCAGACTTAGCGATCTTTCTCTTTATACTTTCTTGGTTTTGTGTCATGCCTAGGCTAAAACCACTCCTTGATTATGAATTATCcctcaatattttcttctaggagttttgaggtttatttttgtgtttagatctttaatccatttggaatttaccTTTATGTAAGATGTGTGGTAGGaattaatttgactttttttttcttctaaatggaTAGAGAGTTGTCTCAAGTTCTTTGCTTTGAAAAGTCACCCTCATTGTATACTAAAGATCtaaatttctggatttttttctgttttattatttgtttgtttattcctgAGCCAGTACCACAGTATtgttaaagagaaaaaccacagaCCCAAAATGGCATCACTTGTGCTAAAACCTGTGATACCAAACCTAGATTTAATACTCACTAACCTAACCTAACCTAACCTAACTGCAGTTTCAACCTTCCCCTGAAATATAACCATAAGCAACCAGTCTGAAATTTTCTGGTTAGTACCAATGAGGTAGTCTGTCACAGGGCACTCTCCATTCCTACCCCCTACCCCCAGGAAGGAGAGGCAATCTGCATGATAAAATCCTAGCTaatccctcccccccacccccccaaagaGAAGATGCCCTGGCCccaaaaattcatttttttctcttttactaatAATTTCCTTGCCCTACCCTTCttcctataaaaaccttccattttctATAAGTCCTTAGAATATCTCTCGGCTTACTAGatgagatgctgcctgattcatgaatcgtttaataaagccaattagatcttcaaattttcTTGGTTGAATTTTGGTTTTTAACAGTATTTTAATCGTTGTACTTTTATAGTATGTTTTTATCTTTGGTCCCCACTTCCTGAAACACACCCTTTTCTTGGCCTCCATGACCTGACACTTGTTTATTCCATCctcccccgccacccccacccctgggccaTGTGTCTATTTCTCTTTATACTTCTGGGGCTACTCCTCAGTCTCCTCCCCAGGTTCTTCTCTCTGCTCATCCCCTAAACAGTAGTATCTTCAGGAACCCAGCTCATCCTCATTCTACACACCCTCCCTGGGTGATCTTATCCACGTCCATGTTGATGACTCTCAAATACATGTCTCTATTCCTAATGGTGTTCCTAAACATATCTTCACTGTCCAATGGAATAACAAACTCAGCCTATCAAAAACTGAACTTATCTTTTCTCCTTACCCACACACCAATAAACTTGGCCCACCTCTAGTGTTCCTTCCTTCATTGAATGGCACGACTGGCCATAGAGTTGCTGAAGTCAAAAACCTGCTTGTCTTCCTGGcaatctctttctgtttctcctcctcttcctgggatCAACCACCAAGTCAAATCCATTGGACCTCCTAAATATCTCTAGGGTTCACCCAGTTCTCTCCTCCTCACTAGTTCAGGCCTCTTTCACCATCCACTTATGTAATTGCGGTAGCTGGTAAGAGAGGAGGCAGCTACAGTGGTAGCTGCCTCCTCTCTTACCCTCCCCGTAATCTAATCTCTACACTGCAGCAGGTGTAgagattaaatttataaaatgtaaatttaatcaGGTCGCTCCCCTACTTAAAGCTTTCAAAGCTTCCCCACCCCCCTACAGGATCAAGTTCAAATTCTTTAACATGACTTATAAAGCCTTGCCATGAAGTGGCTCCTGTTTGTCCACCACAGCATTACTTGGATGGCACACAGTCTTAACTCTTTATAATCTGAACTCTTTTCATTCCTTGAATAGAGGATGCTCTTGTCTCTGGAGGTCTCCAGGACCACTAGGCCTTCCTCTTTACATTTACTCATCCTACAGGTCACAGTTTCTTGGACACATTTCCTCTGGGAGCACCCCTCACTCCCATCCCATCTAGATTAGGCGTCCTAGTTCTTCGCGTCCACAGCCCGTGTACACCCCACAGTAGAATTCATCACATTGTGTTGTATCTATAGGCAGCGAACCCGTTGAGGACAGCGCCTGCCTCCGGCTTGTTTGCTGCCGAGTCTCCAGCACCTAGGACAGGGCCTGGCACGAAGTAGGTGCACAGTGAATAATGAACGCAGGAGAGAACGCATGCGTGAGGGCAGGCGTCCCCTGGAAGGCAGTGCCCAGTGGCCAAGAGCGCGTGGGTTCCCTGTCGAGGAAGGGCTCGGTATCTCCGTGCCAGCGAGTTAAAGAGAAAGCACGCGGCTCTAATCCCagcacagcccagcccagcctagCCTAGCCTCCACCCCAATGCGACGGCGCCACGCCCGCTTCCGGCCCTGCCACGCCGGAAGTGGAGGCGCGGGCTTCCCATGATACCCCGCGGGGCGCCTATTCAAACCGCactgagaggagggaggaggtcgTGATGGCGGCACCGGAGCCGGAAGTGCTGTCCCCGGCCGCAGTCCCTGGTAAGGCCTGGGGTCCCGAGGTCGGGGACCTATTTCGTCCCTGCTGCCGCACCCTCTAGTCATTAGCTCCTGGCCCTTTCTCTGGCCCGTCTTCGTTGTCCCCGTTTCCCGGCGTCCCTCCCGGCTCTGGTTCCACTCTGTCTTCCTCTCAGCGGCGTTCTGGACTCCGCTGGACTACATTGTCTTTCAGCTCATTTCCCCGGATCAGGGCCTCCACTTTCTGAGCGGAGCCCCAGTCGCTGCCTCCGAAATTCACCCCGCTCCTTTTATCCGGCGGTCACTTAGATCACCTCAGGCGACTGGGATCGCGAGTCTCCCCACTGTCGCCCACACAGGAGTTTGCGGAGGGAATGTGCTTGTGTCGGGGTGTCTCCTCCGCAGTGGTGGCCGGTATGGCCACAAAGGAATGAGAAAACCGACTTTGGcctttaagtttttcatttttctctcttgtccCTCTGTGCACCTGCTAGATTTGGAATGGTATGAGAAGTCGGAGGAAACCCACGCTCCTCAAATAGAACTACTTGAGACCACCTCTGCTCCACAGCCTCCCAATCCTTCGGAGCCCTTTTGCCCCAGAGACTGCATGGTGCCAGTGGTGTTTCCCGGGCCTGTGAGCCAGGAAGGCTGCTGTCGGTTTACTTGTGAACTTCTGAAGCATATCATGTACCAACGGCAGCAGCTCCCTCTGCCCTATGAACAGCTTAAGCATTTCTACCGGAAACCTTCTCCCCAGGTAGGCACAGGTGGGGAGACTTTGTGGCTGTTACATGTTAGGCAGGTAAAATGGGGGGTCTAAGGAATcttcagggcctgtcggcctaaGCAGCTGTAGGAATGTGACTCAGCTCCATGGCTTCAGTCACCTTCTCCCCACTCTGCGCTTTGATAGGCTGACCCTCCtggcgttttctcttcttttttctgaaacTCCTATTGTGTATTGTATTTGGATTTCATGAACTGACCCTTTAATTTTAGtgtcttttctctccaaattttcatctttttgtttttctgtcctACTTTCTGGTGGACTTCCTTGACTTTGTATTCTAACGcttctattaattttttctttttttggcaatcACGGTCTTAGGAGCTCGTTCTTAAGTTTTGCGTGTACCTTTTTAATGGCATCCTGTTGTTTCATGTCTGTATGAACTTCTCTTACCTGAGgatgttaattattttatttttgaggttttcttctgttccttgcagtgtctcagtttcttccagattcctttttctgtttatttgttttggtcTCTGACTTTAATGGTAGAGGCTTTTATTTTGTGTCTGGTGAATATTTAAGAATAAGTCATGGAAAACTGTGTGTGTAGCTGGGCCTTGTGAGCTGATAGATTTTACTCTAAGAATAGTGGGTGGGAATCTAGCAATCTCTTTGGGGGACTTCCAAAACATCAATATCGGAAAGTCTTCTCTCTGGGTGGAGGAACTTGGCAGGTGATCTGAAGCTTCTCACACAGGTTTTCACTCAGTCCGCCTTTGTTCACTCTTGCCTTCTGTGTCTAAATTGCCAATTCTTGAGGCTCTCTGGAGTTCTCAGTGTGAATCAGTTTGCTTCTTGTGGGAGTCCCCTCTGCAGCACTTGGTATTCAGCTCTCTTGAACTCTTTCGTCGGCTTTCtctcttccaaaaatttgttgTTGCCTTCGGCCACTGTTGTCTATTCACCGGTTCTCTGTGTTCTTGGGagttctccttctctctcctccctcccttcctcccttcctttcttcctccattccttcctcccttcgTCTCATTTAGTACTATTTCAAATGGGAGCGCAAATAAGCATGTATTCAATTTGCCATGTTTAACTGGAAGACCAACTCCAGACAAAATTATCGTCATTCTTGTTATCACTCCCAACACAGCAAAACTTTGCCACCTGCCATGCCACCAAGTCTCTTTGACTATTTTGGTTGCTTATTGCTGGGTGCCTTCCTGCTTCAGAAAACTGTGTTTGCTGTTCTAAGCATGGGAGAATTATGGTTTAgtagaaagaatatattttcctttttgatataTTTCCCTCTGATAAAACCGAAAGTCTTAGCCATGGAAATTGTCTCCTTTGTCTATTACATCCCAACAGCATTCTTCAGAGGGCATTAGCTTCTCCCTACcttgtccttctttctcactaTTCTTTGTCCTCACAGGCAGAGGATGTGGTGAAGAAGAAACCTCGAGCCACTGCTGACATGGGCAGCAGGAAATGCCAACAAGCCCTGGCAGAACTGGAGAGTGTCCTCAGCCACCTAGAGGGTCTCTTTGCCCGGACACTAGTACCACGGGTGCTTATTCTCCTTGGCGGCAGTGCTGTAAGTCCCAAGGAGTTCTATGAGCTTGACTTGTCCCGCTTAGCCCCCAACAGCATGGACCAGAGCCTGAGCACGGCAGCTTGTTTGCGTCGTCTCTTCCGAGCTATTTTCATGGCTGATGCCTTCAGTGAGCTGCAGGCTCCTCCGCTCATGGGCACCATCGTCATGGCACAGGGGCATCGCGACTGTGGAGAAGATTGGTTTCGACCCAAGCTCAACTACCGAGTGCCCAGCCGGGGCCACAAACTGACTGTGACCCTGTCCTGTGGCAGAGCCTCCATCCCAGCCACGGCCTGGGAGGATTACATTTGGTTCCAGGCACCAGTGACACTTAAAGGCTTCCACGAGTGAATGGGGGTGCTTCTTAATCGTGAACACAATGGCTAAATTATCTTCTCCACTGTGGCACCAAGTCGCTTGTCTCTTGCTTGGAGCTAGAGTTGCTTCCAGGTGAGAGGAAGGTACTATCCTTCTGgctgcctgcctcccctcctcgGACTTCCTGGAGGGTTGATGGTATGGCTGTGGCTGTAATAATCATCATTGAACAACGTCTCTGAATCAAAGGTTGATTTTCCTGGTGGGTGCTGGGTCAGGTGTGTCTGTTTGGGGTTGGAAAGCAAACTTGGGCCCACAGACAGACACTCTTATGGAGGTGGCCACTTTCTGCTTTTTGCTGTGGCCTTTCAGAATTTTTAACAGGGACATGATAATGTGAGTGTGACTCAtgaacttaaatataaaatgaatgaattcatattAAATTTTCCTGAAACTCTTTTGGCTTACAGAGATTTTTCAGGCTTGAGGCTGGAgtattttgtctttctccttggcCTCTATGCTTCAGGACTTGCAGGGTTTTTTTACTAGTGGTTCTTTCTCTTCATCAGCCCCAGGCCAGTCTGGGAGGTTCAATGACTTGGCCAAGGTTCTATAATAGTTTGATATCAGAGTTGGGGCTAGAGTCCTCAGCAGCTGAGTCCTAGCCCAGCCTTCTTTCCTCACCACAACTGGGTTTTCTGACCCTTAAAGTATATGTGCCCAAAGCAGAGGTCACGCAGGGGAAGGGGCTGAGAGACTGGGCTGAGAAGAGAAAACTGATTGAATTGTAGGCTAAAGCCCCAGGACTGCCCTGTGGGATCAGCTCCCTGAGGCCAAGTGTCCCTCCTGGAGTTCTGCCCAGCCTGTCTATTGCAGTTATCTGGCGGCTGCTGTCAGTTGCTGTTGGCAATGTTGTCATTAGGCAAACCCTGCCCTCCTGCCTGTGGCAGTTCCTCCTCAGCTACACCTCTGACTTGGCCATCCTGATCCTTGCTGTTATCCTCTCCGGCGTGGTGCTGTCCTTACCACTAAGCATTGATGTTTTGTCCCTGAGAACACCTGCGTATTTCTGGAAACAAGTTGAGACAGAATCCTTACCCTGCTGGTGTTGGAGATGTGTGTgtcatgtgtgtgcatgcgtatAAATGGGgacaatataaatatttgttattttttatgttttaagaagaaggaatgggggctggccctgtggcctattggttaagtttggcatgctccactttggcagcccaggttcggttcctggacacggacctacaccactcatcggcagccatgctgtggtggcaacccacatactaaatagaggaagattggcacatatgttagaaagattcagggcgaatctttctcaagcagaaagaggaggattggcaacagatgttagctcagggcaaatcttcctcagcaaaaaaaaaggaatgaatatgttttgtgttttgttcagaaaacataaaaaatagtttatattttatactatGTTTTAAGCACTTTAACTACATTATCAAATCTAACAACCTTACAAAGTACATATTGTCCCTGCTTTGTAGATGAGGCTTGGGGAGACTGAATAGCTTGCCTGAGTGGTgaaacctggattcaaacccatcTCCTGAGGCTGAGTGCTTCACACTATGCTGTACACCCTGTGTGGTTTTACTCTGAAATAATGCAACTCTGCCGAAGGTGGCAGCATGGGACAGCTGCATGATCCCCCTCTCTGGCTTCAGGTTATGGTTCCTGACATGGAACCTGCCATTAAAAGGTGCTGAGTAAATATGGAATCAGTGAAAACAAAAGGTTTGGGTTCTTTTCTGTGCATGACCACTTAAAGAATATTCTGTCAGCTAGAATTTCGGCTGTTTTTCTGTCTGATATTACCTTACAGAGGAGGAATAGGGCCCTATCTCCCACTTGGGAAGGGACAGGCTGAGAGGTCTGATTGGAACGAGAGAGTTATAAATTGTTTGAGTTGGAAGACATATTAAGCCAAGTTGGCTCCCTcaaatactaattttaaaagCCTTCGTAAACAACGCCTAGACAATCAAAGCAAGGTAATTATCTTGGTAATTTAGGACATTTAGTTCTCTGTTAGCGTTGGGTCATTGTGATTTCATGAGTCCTCACCAAAGGAATCCAGAAATTAAAAGATCAGTTAGTTAATAGTATGAACAATAACTCCCATCTCCTTCCCTGACAGCAAGCTTGCTGAGGCGGCTGTTGATCAGTTTGCCTTGGCTGGGGCCTCCAGAGGTAGGTGTGAAGAAGTGATCTCTAGCCCAGGCAGTGAAGTGCCCCAGCTGCAGTGGGGTCTGGGCTTTCATTTGTTGCTACCATTTGGGCCTAAAAGCAATGGTTGTGGGGCCCAAGGTAGGGAAATGTAGGTGGTGGTTGATGGGACAGTGTAGTCTGTAAATGTCATCCTTTTTGTACCCCTCTTCGCACCCTGCTTTCCCAAGGTGTGGCCCTATTCCTTGCCCCACTGCCTAGGTCTCCACTTGCCGCTTAGGTGGAATAGTCCTATGGGAGGGGTAAATGAAGGGACATCTGGTGAAGATTGAAGAGAATGGAATGCATGGACCCCATTCTGTAAGACCTGGATTTGGGGGGAATGAATTTTCTTAGAATGCTAGACTTTTAGAGCCCAGAAGATCTCAAATTCTTTTCTTCACAGATCATTCTGAGGCCAATAAGGGACACAACTGGAGTGAAATAATACAGCTAGTGTCACTGCATATAAAGTGAGGACTCAATAAATGTCGACTATGTGGAAGGGCTCAGGAGAAGCAAAATACAGTAGTTTCCCCTTATttgcagttttgctttccacTGTTTCAATTATCCCCAACGGTCAACCGCAAAGCAGGTGAATTTGTCGTTAGGTCAGTAGTAGCCTAACGCTACTTCACAAtgccctcctctttctcctcccttcatttcatcatgtaggcattttatcatctcacatcatcataAGGATGGGTACAGTACCATAAGATGTTTTGAGAGAGATGGCATAtttacataacttttattacagtatattgttataattgttctattaaGTTGTTAATctcactgtgcctaatttataaaactttatgataggtatgtatgtatatgaaaaATCGTAATATGTATAGGGTTCCTTACTCTCCagggtttcaggcatccactgggggtcttggaacgtgtcccccacagataagggaggactactaTACCCTGGGAATTGGCCTGGGTTGGAATCCAGGGTTAAGGGAAACCGGGCTGTTGCTGTGACAACTGAACAAATCTGCTTCCAACTCCGCAAAGGAAGAGGGGAACTAGTGTACGTACGCCCAGGCTTTTCCGAAGGGCAGGGTAGGGAGAAGGGCCGGCCGGAGGCTCTGAGAGGGCTGGGCCGCAGGCCGTCAGGCGGGTGGAATCCTGCTGCCCACCTGCCGGGAGGGCGGAGCTTCGGGTCTCCACGGACACGGCTTCTCCTAACAACCTGGCGGGCGTTGAGCTGAGCCGCCGGGGCGATGGACGCCGAGAGCCTCCTGCTGTCGCTGGAGCTGGCGTCCGGCAGTGGGCAGGGCCTCAGTCCGGACCGTCGGGCCTCACTGCTCACTTCCCTGATGCTGGTTAAGCGCGACTACCGCTACGATCGGGTCCTCTTCTGGGGCCGCATCCTCGGCCTCGTCGCCGATTACTACATCGCGCAGGGCCTGAGTGAGGACCAGCTCGCACCGCGCAAGACACTCTACAGGTGGAGGCAGCGCCCGGGTGGGCCGAGGCCGCCGCGGGATGCTGAAGGGAGGGCCAGAGGGggccgggaggggcggggcctacGCGGTGGAGGACGCGGCTGGACTGGGTCcgaggaggagggaatggggaagggctgaggggcggggcccgggacGGAACGAGACGGTTGAGGATTAAAGGGGACCTGAGCACAGAGCAGAGTCTGAGGCGCTGGGGAAGTGGTGGGCGATGTCCAAGAGGGCGGGGCCCTGGGAGGACGGGCTCTAGgcaaggggtggggggagtgcaAGAGAAATTTAGAGGCCAGTGGGTTTATAACAGAGGCGCCGCCAAGAACAGAGGCGGAGAAAGGTGAAAGTTCCTGGAGAATGGCGACCTGGAGTAGAAGCCAGGTGCCAGCCAGTGCGGGGGCTGGCATTCCGAAGAGCTCAGTTTGGAGGAGGGTCAGAAgccccgggggtgggggtggtgtggTGCTGTTTGGAAGTGGGTCCAGAAGCATCGTCAATGGAGTTGTTGTTGGCTGTTGGCTCACGGCAGGAGGCGCTCTAGGAAGCAGTGAAAGAATACGGAATGGGAGAGAAGGGATGTAGAACTGGGAAAAATTCCCTGGACACTACCACGCAGGACCATCCTGCCTCTTTTTGACCACCTCCAGCGATGGTGGGGAGCTCAGTGCCTTACAAAGCAATCCATTCAGACCACAGAATTGGAGACTTCATTTATCTATCCATGCATCAATCCAATGTTGGTTGGACACATTCTGTGCTAGACTTTGCTTACAAAGATGGCTAAGACTCACCCCTGTCTCCAAGGTATTCACATCTTGGGAG is part of the Equus caballus isolate H_3958 breed thoroughbred chromosome 20, TB-T2T, whole genome shotgun sequence genome and harbors:
- the MAD2L1BP gene encoding MAD2L1-binding protein isoform X1: MAAPEPEVLSPAAVPDLEWYEKSEETHAPQIELLETTSAPQPPNPSEPFCPRDCMVPVVFPGPVSQEGCCRFTCELLKHIMYQRQQLPLPYEQLKHFYRKPSPQAEDVVKKKPRATADMGSRKCQQALAELESVLSHLEGLFARTLVPRVLILLGGSAVSPKEFYELDLSRLAPNSMDQSLSTAACLRRLFRAIFMADAFSELQAPPLMGTIVMAQGHRDCGEDWFRPKLNYRVPSRGHKLTVTLSCGRASIPATAWEDYIWFQAPVTLKGFHE
- the MAD2L1BP gene encoding MAD2L1-binding protein isoform X2, yielding MVPVVFPGPVSQEGCCRFTCELLKHIMYQRQQLPLPYEQLKHFYRKPSPQAEDVVKKKPRATADMGSRKCQQALAELESVLSHLEGLFARTLVPRVLILLGGSAVSPKEFYELDLSRLAPNSMDQSLSTAACLRRLFRAIFMADAFSELQAPPLMGTIVMAQGHRDCGEDWFRPKLNYRVPSRGHKLTVTLSCGRASIPATAWEDYIWFQAPVTLKGFHE